The following proteins are encoded in a genomic region of Dehalococcoidia bacterium:
- a CDS encoding SMC family ATPase: MRPIRLTLEGFTCYRRRVEVDFSDLDLFAITGPTGAGKSSLVDAIAYALYGQAPRVRNQVRDLISQGAERMRVSFEFESGGRRYRITRSTARRGHADVQLEEMDPDTGQWLPRADRRVDVNQLVRDIVGMDYEGFVRSVVLPQGRFHLFLAGGREERDRVLEDLLGLDLYRAVMQRANDLAQRFQAQAEELARRLETELAYATPERLRELRRQALALKQEQARLSHLAGTAQEALDAARRLAEARERKAAAEARWREAQERSESLRARLAEAERELQELEDALARLREEVEAVPFSADDYARVHADLQRAEDAAEASRRLQELEDELAEAARALAEARTGLQEARGGLQRAEDEASQAEEAWAEAQRRLSEARQRWAAVEQAARQWQESARALAQARQELARREEELAEARRAASEAEAAAQEAQELASQSQARLLALRQEHAAHELRRGLRPGEPCPVCGQRVASPPAPGDVAAALSEAEEEAQRLQERWRQAREEQARAAARAEGAASAVEMARLRLQQEEERHASALAALRDAQGDEGPPEGAMTAASRAVQEAEALAQAAAAAREAARQRLDEARQAFQATAQAEARLLSRLQALERQRDELAGRLRALQESLGAASSPDVLQARLRELEEAKGRLETLHRRERELSRQLRERQTEHARLREELASLEAQARLARSQEEEAGRQVAALAPALSSLLEELGWQERAQALAEGREVISFLSAQLRQHNEELQEVGRRLGALEKEAERLEHDLGLADRLREQAEEAQRQARVARALGDLLRSDRFQAFLRQEALSLLAEDGSRHLRELSRGRYALVVRRDEFYIQDHWNGDEERPVNTLSGGETFLASLSLALALAEGLPGLAHASRRGALESLFVDEGFSHLDAETLDVVASALEVLGGPGERMVGVITHVPALAERMPARLRVEKSPEGSSVVKD; encoded by the coding sequence ATGAGGCCCATTAGGCTCACGCTGGAGGGCTTCACCTGCTACCGTCGACGGGTGGAAGTGGACTTCTCGGACCTGGACCTCTTCGCCATCACCGGCCCCACCGGCGCCGGCAAGAGCTCGCTGGTGGACGCTATCGCCTACGCCCTCTACGGCCAGGCGCCGCGGGTGCGCAACCAAGTGAGGGACCTTATCAGCCAGGGCGCGGAGCGGATGCGCGTATCCTTCGAGTTCGAGAGCGGCGGGCGTCGATACAGGATCACCCGGTCGACCGCCCGCCGTGGCCACGCCGATGTGCAGCTGGAAGAGATGGACCCCGACACCGGCCAGTGGCTGCCCAGGGCCGACCGCCGCGTCGATGTGAACCAACTGGTGCGTGACATCGTGGGCATGGACTACGAGGGCTTCGTGCGCTCTGTGGTCCTGCCCCAGGGACGCTTCCACCTCTTCCTGGCCGGAGGGCGGGAGGAGCGCGACCGGGTGCTGGAGGACTTGCTGGGGCTGGACCTCTACCGGGCGGTGATGCAGCGGGCCAACGACCTGGCCCAGCGCTTCCAGGCCCAGGCCGAGGAGCTGGCCCGGCGCCTCGAGACGGAGCTGGCCTATGCCACCCCCGAGCGGCTGCGGGAGCTGAGGCGTCAGGCCCTGGCCCTCAAGCAGGAGCAGGCGCGCCTGTCGCACCTGGCCGGCACTGCCCAGGAGGCCCTGGACGCGGCCCGTCGACTGGCCGAGGCCCGCGAGAGGAAGGCCGCCGCCGAGGCCCGCTGGCGGGAGGCGCAAGAGCGCTCCGAATCCCTCCGCGCCCGTCTCGCTGAGGCCGAGAGAGAGCTACAGGAGCTGGAGGATGCCCTGGCCCGTTTGCGGGAGGAGGTCGAGGCAGTCCCCTTCTCGGCCGACGACTACGCCCGCGTCCATGCCGATCTCCAGCGGGCGGAGGATGCGGCCGAGGCCTCCAGGCGGCTGCAGGAGCTGGAGGACGAGCTGGCCGAGGCCGCGCGGGCACTGGCCGAGGCCCGGACCGGTCTCCAGGAGGCCCGCGGAGGCCTCCAGCGGGCCGAGGACGAGGCATCGCAGGCCGAGGAGGCGTGGGCCGAGGCCCAGCGGCGACTGAGCGAAGCCCGCCAGCGATGGGCGGCGGTGGAACAGGCAGCGCGCCAGTGGCAGGAGAGCGCCCGCGCCCTGGCCCAGGCCCGCCAAGAGCTGGCCCGGCGCGAGGAGGAGCTGGCCGAGGCCCGCAGGGCGGCGAGCGAGGCCGAGGCGGCTGCCCAGGAGGCCCAGGAGCTGGCCAGCCAGTCCCAGGCCCGACTGCTGGCCCTCAGGCAGGAGCACGCTGCCCATGAGCTGCGCCGTGGCCTTCGGCCGGGAGAGCCATGCCCCGTCTGCGGGCAGAGAGTGGCGTCGCCGCCAGCGCCGGGGGACGTGGCCGCCGCCCTGTCGGAAGCCGAAGAGGAGGCCCAGCGCCTCCAGGAACGGTGGCGGCAGGCCCGGGAGGAGCAGGCACGGGCTGCGGCCCGGGCAGAAGGGGCCGCCAGCGCCGTAGAGATGGCCCGCCTCCGACTGCAGCAGGAAGAAGAGCGCCATGCCAGTGCCCTCGCTGCCCTGCGGGATGCTCAGGGCGACGAGGGCCCGCCCGAGGGGGCCATGACTGCCGCCAGCCGCGCCGTGCAAGAGGCCGAGGCCCTCGCCCAGGCCGCTGCGGCAGCGCGGGAGGCCGCTCGCCAGCGTCTGGACGAGGCCCGGCAGGCCTTCCAGGCTACCGCCCAGGCAGAGGCCCGTCTGCTGTCGCGCCTACAGGCCCTAGAGCGACAGCGCGACGAGCTGGCCGGGCGGCTGAGGGCGCTGCAAGAGTCCTTGGGAGCCGCGTCTTCGCCCGATGTCCTGCAGGCCCGCCTGCGGGAGCTGGAGGAGGCCAAGGGCAGGCTGGAGACGTTGCATCGACGCGAACGAGAGCTGTCTCGACAGCTCCGCGAACGCCAGACGGAGCATGCCCGTCTGCGCGAGGAGCTGGCCTCTTTGGAGGCGCAGGCCCGCCTCGCCCGGTCGCAGGAGGAGGAAGCGGGACGGCAGGTGGCGGCGCTGGCCCCTGCCCTCTCGTCCCTGCTGGAGGAGCTGGGCTGGCAGGAAAGGGCCCAGGCGCTGGCAGAGGGTCGGGAGGTGATCTCGTTCCTCTCGGCGCAGCTAAGGCAGCACAACGAGGAGCTGCAAGAGGTAGGGCGCAGGTTGGGGGCGCTGGAGAAGGAGGCGGAGCGCCTGGAGCACGACCTGGGCCTTGCAGACCGCCTCCGCGAGCAAGCTGAGGAGGCGCAGCGACAGGCCAGGGTGGCCCGTGCCCTGGGCGACCTGCTGCGCAGCGACCGCTTCCAGGCCTTCTTGCGTCAGGAGGCCCTCTCGCTGCTGGCCGAGGACGGCTCCCGACACCTGCGGGAGCTGTCGCGGGGCCGATACGCGCTGGTGGTCCGCCGCGACGAGTTCTACATCCAGGACCACTGGAACGGCGACGAGGAGCGGCCTGTCAACACCCTCAGCGGTGGCGAGACCTTTCTCGCTTCCCTCTCGCTGGCCCTGGCCCTGGCCGAGGGGTTACCGGGGCTGGCCCACGCGTCCCGACGTGGCGCGCTGGAGAGTCTGTTCGTGGACGAAGGCTTCAGCCACCTGGACGCCGAGACGCTGGACGTGGTGGCCTCGGCCCTGGAGGTGCTGGGCGGGCCCGGGGAGCGCATGGTAGGGGTCATCACCCATGTCCCCGCCCTGGCCGAGCGGATGCCCGCGCGGCTGCGGGTAGAGAAGTCTCCCGAAGGCTCCAGCGTGGTCAAGGACTAG
- a CDS encoding exonuclease SbcCD subunit D, with protein MRFLHTGDWHLGKALRHHRRDDEFEAVLQEVLDIARLERVDCLLVAGDVFDSALPPPEAERLAFEFFRELAGARIPAVIIGGNHDHPRRLNAFGRVLELVGIRVLGEPVPPQEGGVIVVPSRDGEEQAVVALFPWMSERRVRTWEGLVRGEGLAEYAQAVGDLLQGLGRFFRRDAVNVLLAHVLVDGVLVGGEAAGERPLHMGQVYAVPPQRLPLADYVALGHVHRHQEVRNAPTRAVYAGSLLQLDFGEEGQRKCVVLVDAEPGRGVTHLERIVLSKVRQLRTVGLPDRPLSLAELERLRDAPDLRDAYLRVFVKVDGPFPGLAQQVREALPNAVEVVPVYPRQEQPSRKRLAGLTPAELVTLYHRQQYGADPDPELMSLFQRLWDEVVHEAH; from the coding sequence GGCACCACCGCCGCGACGATGAGTTCGAGGCGGTGCTGCAGGAGGTGCTGGACATCGCCCGCCTGGAGCGGGTCGATTGCCTGCTGGTGGCCGGCGACGTCTTCGACTCGGCGTTGCCGCCGCCAGAGGCGGAGCGTCTGGCCTTCGAGTTTTTCCGTGAGCTGGCGGGGGCGCGCATACCGGCGGTCATCATCGGCGGCAACCATGACCACCCCCGGCGTCTCAACGCCTTCGGCCGAGTCCTGGAGCTGGTGGGAATCCGCGTCCTCGGGGAGCCGGTGCCCCCTCAGGAGGGCGGCGTTATCGTTGTGCCCAGCCGCGATGGGGAGGAGCAGGCGGTCGTAGCCCTCTTCCCCTGGATGAGCGAGCGGCGCGTCCGCACTTGGGAGGGGCTGGTAAGAGGCGAGGGGCTGGCCGAATACGCCCAGGCGGTGGGAGACCTGCTGCAGGGGCTGGGGCGCTTCTTCCGACGCGACGCCGTCAACGTGCTTCTGGCCCACGTGCTGGTGGACGGCGTCCTGGTGGGAGGCGAGGCGGCCGGCGAGCGCCCCCTGCATATGGGCCAGGTCTATGCCGTCCCTCCCCAGCGCCTGCCCCTGGCCGACTACGTGGCCCTGGGACACGTGCATCGCCACCAGGAGGTGCGCAATGCCCCCACTCGCGCTGTGTATGCCGGCTCCCTGCTGCAGCTGGACTTCGGCGAGGAGGGACAGCGCAAGTGTGTGGTGCTGGTGGACGCCGAGCCAGGGCGGGGGGTCACACACCTGGAGCGCATCGTCCTGAGCAAGGTCCGTCAGCTGCGGACGGTGGGCCTGCCAGACCGCCCCCTATCGCTGGCGGAGCTGGAGCGGTTGCGGGACGCTCCCGACCTGCGCGATGCCTATCTGCGCGTGTTCGTAAAGGTGGATGGCCCCTTCCCCGGCCTGGCCCAGCAAGTGCGGGAGGCCCTTCCCAATGCCGTGGAGGTGGTGCCCGTATACCCCCGGCAGGAGCAGCCGTCGCGAAAGCGCCTCGCTGGCCTCACCCCTGCCGAGCTGGTGACCCTCTACCATCGCCAGCAGTATGGCGCCGATCCCGACCCGGAGCTGATGTCCCTCTTTCAGCGCCTGTGGGACGAGGTGGTCCATGAGGCCCATTAG
- a CDS encoding PAS domain S-box protein — protein sequence MADTRIWEAGTAGAGAPIARAAPRLLVSLGARHRALFRAAVFCLAAIACFGMGSVIAASGGLPSPYAHLFYPVLVCAAFVLPPWAVVPLALWAGLLPSYQGFLLLDGMAESGAQNLLRPITFVLVGAIVSAITGALRRQVEREAHYSQLLQEEMRRAEESWLALQQSEERYRTLVDTMDEMLLALDLDGHITEVNPAFERATGWQRDEILGRHFSWLLAPRTAQKLAEEMDKALKEPGPRPIVDLPVRTRSGDWITVEGACAVLRPQGQPVGKVVTAHDVTERRRSEQERASLLQRLLLAQEEERRRVSYDFHDGPVQLMAAALSFLESFRSSQRRIDPNHPVAVAHRYLSQALDEARRIISFLSPRELEEHGLVGALQRLATDMAQHAGIEVELETDVGDLRLSPQVESALFRIAQEAVSNAVRHSGTSRLRIGLSRRGDELVLSVRDWGRGLPAGGVLTKGSGGVGLESMRERSRFLGGQLSIHSWPGQGTQVTLTLPLRRP from the coding sequence ATGGCCGATACGCGCATCTGGGAAGCGGGGACGGCGGGGGCAGGGGCACCAATAGCGAGGGCCGCGCCGAGGCTGCTAGTCAGCCTGGGGGCCAGGCATCGCGCCCTGTTCCGGGCCGCCGTCTTTTGCCTTGCCGCCATCGCCTGCTTCGGTATGGGCAGCGTGATAGCGGCCAGCGGCGGCCTGCCCAGCCCCTACGCCCACCTGTTCTATCCGGTGCTGGTGTGCGCTGCCTTTGTCCTCCCTCCGTGGGCAGTGGTGCCACTGGCCCTCTGGGCCGGCCTCCTGCCCTCTTATCAGGGGTTCCTGCTCCTGGACGGCATGGCCGAAAGCGGTGCCCAGAACCTGCTGCGTCCCATCACCTTCGTTTTGGTGGGGGCCATCGTGTCGGCCATCACCGGCGCCCTGCGGCGACAGGTGGAGCGCGAGGCCCATTACAGCCAGCTTCTCCAGGAGGAAATGCGCAGGGCCGAGGAGTCCTGGCTGGCCCTCCAGCAGTCGGAGGAGCGCTACCGCACCCTGGTCGACACCATGGACGAGATGTTGCTGGCCCTCGACCTGGACGGCCACATCACCGAAGTGAACCCAGCCTTTGAGCGGGCCACCGGCTGGCAGCGGGACGAGATCCTGGGCAGACATTTCTCCTGGTTGCTGGCGCCCCGCACGGCCCAGAAGCTGGCCGAGGAGATGGACAAGGCGCTGAAGGAGCCAGGCCCGCGCCCCATTGTCGACCTGCCCGTGCGGACCCGCTCCGGCGACTGGATAACGGTGGAGGGGGCCTGTGCGGTGCTGCGCCCCCAGGGCCAACCGGTGGGGAAGGTGGTCACCGCCCACGACGTCACGGAACGCAGACGGTCGGAACAGGAACGTGCGAGCCTGCTCCAGCGCTTGCTGCTGGCACAGGAGGAGGAGCGGCGTCGGGTCTCCTATGACTTCCATGACGGGCCAGTGCAGCTCATGGCTGCCGCCCTGTCCTTCCTGGAGTCCTTCCGCAGCAGCCAGAGAAGGATAGACCCCAACCATCCCGTGGCCGTTGCCCACCGCTACCTTTCTCAGGCCCTGGACGAGGCGAGGCGCATCATCTCCTTCCTGAGTCCGCGGGAGCTGGAGGAGCACGGGCTGGTGGGCGCCCTGCAGCGGCTGGCTACCGACATGGCCCAGCATGCAGGCATCGAGGTAGAGCTGGAAACGGACGTCGGCGACCTGCGTCTGAGTCCTCAGGTGGAATCCGCCCTCTTCCGCATCGCCCAGGAAGCGGTGAGCAACGCCGTGCGCCACTCGGGCACCTCCCGACTGCGCATCGGCCTCAGCCGTCGCGGCGACGAACTGGTCCTGTCGGTGCGGGACTGGGGACGAGGGCTGCCCGCGGGAGGCGTCCTGACCAAAGGCTCCGGCGGGGTGGGGCTGGAGAGCATGCGCGAGCGGTCCCGTTTCCTGGGAGGCCAGTTGAGCATCCATAGCTGGCCCGGCCAGGGCACTCAGGTGACTCTCACCCTGCCGCTGCGGCGCCCGTAG
- a CDS encoding nicotinate phosphoribosyltransferase: protein MAQSYWQHRVMGTATFSLFVRRLPEERGYLVAAGLEDVLEYLEGLRFEPADLDYLESTGIFDPSFLEFLSRLRFTGEVWAVPEGRIVFAQEPILEVTAPIIEAQLAETYIINQVQLQTMVASKAARCVWAARGRGLVDFSLRRTHGTDAGLKVARCCYLVGFEGTSNVLAGRRYGIPIAGTMAHSYIMAFPSELEAFRAFAESFPDRCVLLIDTYDTLEGARLAAQVARELEARGHHLRGVRIDSGDLLELSRQVRAILDEAGLGYVRIVASGGLDEYQIEELVEAGAPIDSFGVGTRMGVSADAPWLDMAYKLVGYEGRPALKLSRGKASLPGEKQVYRLYTDDLMREDILALRQEAVPEGEPLLERVMAEGRALRPHPPLRELRQRFQEEFRRLPQPYKELQPRASYPVRLSAALEALERRLTRELTSQRRPLGES, encoded by the coding sequence ATGGCCCAGAGCTACTGGCAGCACCGGGTCATGGGCACTGCCACCTTCAGCCTGTTCGTCCGCAGGCTGCCCGAGGAGCGGGGCTATCTGGTGGCGGCAGGCCTGGAGGACGTCCTCGAGTATCTGGAAGGCCTCCGCTTCGAGCCGGCAGACCTGGACTACCTGGAAAGCACGGGCATTTTCGACCCCTCGTTCCTGGAGTTTCTGTCCAGGCTACGGTTCACCGGCGAGGTGTGGGCGGTGCCGGAGGGGCGCATCGTCTTCGCCCAGGAGCCGATCCTGGAGGTTACGGCCCCCATCATCGAGGCCCAACTGGCCGAGACCTACATCATCAACCAGGTCCAGCTCCAGACCATGGTGGCCTCCAAGGCGGCACGCTGCGTTTGGGCTGCCCGAGGACGGGGGCTGGTGGACTTTTCGCTGCGTCGGACTCACGGCACCGACGCCGGACTGAAAGTGGCCCGCTGCTGCTACCTGGTGGGGTTCGAGGGCACTAGCAACGTCCTGGCGGGCAGGCGCTACGGCATCCCCATCGCCGGGACCATGGCCCACTCCTACATCATGGCCTTCCCGTCGGAGCTGGAGGCCTTCCGTGCCTTCGCCGAGAGCTTTCCCGACCGTTGCGTCCTGCTCATCGACACCTACGACACGCTAGAGGGGGCGCGGCTCGCTGCCCAGGTGGCCAGGGAGCTGGAGGCCCGTGGCCACCACCTGCGGGGCGTGCGCATCGACAGCGGCGACCTGTTGGAGCTGTCGCGGCAGGTGCGGGCCATCCTTGACGAGGCGGGCCTGGGCTACGTGCGCATCGTGGCCAGCGGCGGCCTGGACGAATACCAGATCGAGGAGCTGGTGGAGGCCGGCGCTCCCATCGACTCCTTCGGAGTCGGCACCCGCATGGGCGTGTCGGCCGATGCGCCCTGGCTGGACATGGCCTACAAGCTGGTCGGCTACGAGGGGCGACCCGCCCTGAAGCTCAGCCGCGGCAAGGCCTCCCTCCCCGGCGAGAAGCAGGTCTACCGTCTCTATACCGACGACCTCATGAGGGAGGACATCCTCGCCCTGCGCCAGGAGGCGGTGCCCGAGGGCGAGCCCCTGCTGGAGAGGGTCATGGCCGAGGGGCGGGCACTGCGCCCGCACCCGCCCCTGCGCGAGCTACGACAGCGCTTCCAGGAGGAATTCCGTCGCCTACCCCAGCCCTACAAGGAGCTGCAACCTCGGGCCAGCTACCCGGTCCGCCTCAGCGCCGCCCTCGAAGCGCTGGAGCGAAGGCTGACGCGTGAGCTGACGTCCCAGAGGCGTCCCCTGGGCGAGAGCTGA